From Dermochelys coriacea isolate rDerCor1 chromosome 23, rDerCor1.pri.v4, whole genome shotgun sequence, one genomic window encodes:
- the PDZD4 gene encoding LOW QUALITY PROTEIN: PDZ domain-containing protein 4 (The sequence of the model RefSeq protein was modified relative to this genomic sequence to represent the inferred CDS: deleted 1 base in 1 codon) — MGCKLCLVQKPEEQYKVMLQVNGKELSRLSQEQTLEALRCSKEPLVIQVLRHSPRARGGGEGAALPGDPATLVDSGTQTDITFEHLLALGRRRPPSPPAMTLETFGIPELPPFGHDYYDPVEFMEEAPPETERAEELEYEEVELYKSSHRDKLGLMVCYRTDDEDDVGIYVGEVNPDSIAAKDGRIREGDRIIQINGVQVQDREEAVAILTQEQQTNISLLLARPETELSRRWKDSDREDFLDDFGSDHEGETRPRATPGQQPAVAPDPPSASQELDSGVGRTDESTRNEESSEHDLLGDEPPSSAGTPAPQRRPAPLQARDFHFSMDSLPLAGGELPAPPEVPGLTDAEFERYRELLELRGHLATGPGPLRTGLEPSRTRAALLEEELRHLQFKCRNILRAQKMQRLRERCLKAWLLEDGGGPAPAGEGHPPAPLADITEVPERSEKDSTSAYNTGESCRSTPPLGSPSLRPCRAGPDANLPGPPPKPGRLRRPREGSPGLARRARDESPAPGGLAGGARAEWKGKARGEGTRRPGRDRLLKARALKIREERSGMTTDDDAVSEMKMGRYWSKGERKQQLLRAREQRRRRELMLQSRLDWQREAGEGRAGGAPGAPGELSILALSHRKSLKKRSRRILDNWITIQEMLAHGARSADGRRVYNPLLSVTTV; from the exons ATGGGCTGCAAGCTCTGTCTGGTGCAGAAGCCGGAGGAGCAATACAAGGTCATGCTGCAG GTGAACGGGAAGGAGCTCTCCAGGCTCTCCCAGGAGCAGACGCTGGAAGCTCTTCGCTGCTCCAAGGAGCCGCTGGTCATCCAGGTCCTGAGGCACAGCCCCCGGGCgcggggcggaggggagggggccgCCCTGCCCGGGGACCCCGCCACCCTGGTGGACAGTGGGACGCAGACGGACATCACCTTCGAGCACCTGCTGGCGCTGGGCCGGCggcgc ccccccagcccccctgccatGACACTGGAGACCTTCGGGATCCCCGAGCT GCCCCCCTTCGGGCACGACTACTATGACCCTGTGGAGTTCATGGAAGAGGCCCCCCCAGAGACAGAGCGGGCTGAGGAACTGGAGTATGag GAGGTGGAATTGTACAAATCGAGCCACCGGGACAAGCTGGGGCTGATGGTTTGTTACCGGACGGATGACGAGGACGACGTGGGAATCTATGTCGGAGAG gtGAACCCTGATAGCATCGCTGCCAAGGATGGGCGCATCCGAGAGGGCGACCGCATCATCCAG ATTAACGGGGTGCAGGTCCAGGACCGCGAGGAAGCCGTCGCCATCTTGACCCAGGAGCAACAAACCAACATCTCGCTGCTGCTGGCCAGGCCTGAGACCGAG CTCTCCAGGCGCTGGAAGGACAGTGACCGTGAGGATTTCCTGGACGACTTCGGCTCCGACCACGAGGGCGAAACGAGACCCCGAGCGACCCCCGGGCAGCAG cctgccgTGGCCCCCGACCCGCCCAGTGCCAGCCAGGAACTGGACAGCGGGGTGGGCCGGACGGACGAGAGCACCCGGAACGAGGAGAGCTCGGAGCACGACCTGCTGGGGGATGAGCCCCCCAGCTCGGCCGGCACCCCGGCCCCCCAGCGCCGTCCGGCCCCGCTGCAGGCCCGGGACTTCCACTTCAGCATGGACTCGCTGCCGCTGGCGGGTGGCGAGCTGCCGGCCCCGCCCGAGGTGCCAGGGCTGACGGACGCCGAATTCGAGCGGTaccgggagctgctggagctgcgAGGGCACCTGGCCACCGGCCCCGGCCCCCTGCGCACCGGCCTGGAGCCCAGCCGCACCCGGGCGGCCCTGCTGGAGGAGGAATTACGGCACCTGCAGTTCAAATGCCGCAACATCCTGCGGGCACAGAAGATGCAGCGGCTCCGGGAGCGCTGCCTCAAAGCCTGGCTGCTGGAGGATGGAGGGGGGCCGGCCCCGGCGGGCGAGGGCCACCCCCCGGCCCCGCTGGCCGACATCACCGAGGTGCCCGAGCGCTCGGAGAAGGACAGCACCAGTGCCTACAACACCGGGGAGAGCTGCCGCAGCACCCCGCCGCTGGGGAGCCCCAGCCTGCGGCCCTGCCGAGCCGGCCCCGACGCCAACCTCCCCGGCCCCCCGCCCAAGCCGGGCCGGCTCCGGCGCCCCCGGGAGGGCAGCCCCGGGCTGGCTCGCCGGGCGCGGGATGAGAGCCCGGCGCCCGGCGGGCTGGCGGGTGGCGCCCGGGCGGAGTGGAAGGGGAAGGCGCGGGGCGAGGGCACCCGGCGCCCGGGGCGGGACCGGCTGCTCAAGGCGCGGGCGCTGAAGATCCGGGAGGAGCGGAGCGGCATGACCACGGACGACGACGCCGTGAGCGAGATGAAGATGGGCCGGTACTGGAGCAAGGGGGAGCGGAAACAGCAGCTGCTGCGGGCCCGGGAGCAGCGCCGGCGCCGGGAGCTCATGCTGCAGAGCCGGCTGGACTGGCAGCGGGAGGCGGGCgaggggcgggcggggggggcccCCGGGGCCCCCGGCGAGCTCAGCATCCTGGCGCTGAGCCACCGCAAGAGCCTCAAGAAGCGGAGCCGGCGCATCCTGGACAATTGGATCACGATCCAGGAGATGCTGGCGCATGGTGCCCGCTCGGCCGACGGGCGCCGGGTCTACAACCCGCTGCTCTCCGTCACCACCGTCTga